A portion of the Clostridium gelidum genome contains these proteins:
- a CDS encoding Lin0368 family putative glycerol transporter subunit: MTVKEIIMTITGAAIFSFLVITVWGKLVNLFGAIGGFIAAMIIPGTMWIINHGVNNHLIKQSGTVWIDMAWAVGIGVCISSKIQGGKMTKAKNTLFAAILSGIIGGYILTF; encoded by the coding sequence ATGACAGTTAAAGAAATTATAATGACAATAACTGGAGCTGCTATATTCTCATTCTTAGTTATAACAGTTTGGGGCAAATTAGTAAATTTGTTTGGAGCAATTGGAGGATTTATAGCAGCAATGATTATACCAGGTACCATGTGGATAATAAATCATGGAGTTAATAATCATTTAATAAAACAAAGTGGAACTGTTTGGATTGATATGGCTTGGGCTGTTGGCATAGGAGTTTGCATATCATCAAAAATACAAGGTGGAAAAATGACTAAGGCCAAAAATACACTGTTTGCAGCAATTTTAAGTGGGATAATAGGTGGATATATATTAACTTTTTAG
- a CDS encoding Lin0368 family putative glycerol transporter subunit, giving the protein MGKIKIFLRSTLGFCMAGIVLNNAWSIFVNKFGIKGGWISALILTGTLWFINHHLGMVENKKEAMFIDMGLVVGLCSLIRDSLLKGISGLVSSMPTFACVLIGGTIAGVLGGYLQKQGEYKK; this is encoded by the coding sequence ATGGGAAAAATAAAAATATTTTTAAGAAGCACTCTTGGATTTTGTATGGCAGGAATAGTGTTAAATAATGCTTGGAGTATTTTTGTAAATAAGTTTGGCATTAAAGGTGGATGGATTTCAGCATTAATATTAACAGGAACGCTATGGTTTATTAATCATCATTTAGGAATGGTAGAGAATAAAAAAGAAGCAATGTTTATTGATATGGGGTTAGTTGTGGGTTTATGTTCTTTAATTAGGGATAGTTTATTAAAAGGAATTAGTGGACTTGTAAGTTCAATGCCTACATTTGCCTGTGTATTAATAGGAGGAACGATTGCTGGAGTTTTGGGTGGTTATTTGCAAAAGCAGGGTGAATATAAAAAATGA
- a CDS encoding glycoside hydrolase family 1 protein gives MFHKNLKDFPKDFLWGASTSAYQVEGAYNEDGKGLSVQDTKEPLPGTPNFNVSSDHYHHYKEDVALFAEMGFKTYRFSIAWTRIIPNGAGEVNPKGIEFYNNLIDELLSYGIEPLVTMYHFDLPDALQKDGGWSNRKTADAFVNYAKILFENFGDKVKYWLTINEQNMMILHGAAIGTVNAGTDNIKKELYKQNHHMMLAQAQTMKLCHEMCPKGKIGPAPNITTIYPESSKPEDILAASNQSSIRNWLYLDMAVHGRYNPIAWSYMVEKGIEPTIENGDMEILKGGNPDFIAFNYYCTGTAAESKIDDTEVSTQGGDQQISIGDLGVYKGASNPNLQKTEFGWEIDPIGFRNTLREVYERYALPVIITENGLGAYDKVEEEDTINDDYRIEYLRKHIEQARLAITDGVDLIGYCPWSAIDLISTHQGFQKRYGFIYVNRDEFDLKDLRRIRKKSFFWYKNVIKTNGEEL, from the coding sequence ATGTTTCACAAAAATTTAAAGGATTTCCCAAAGGATTTTTTATGGGGAGCATCAACATCGGCCTATCAAGTAGAGGGAGCTTATAATGAGGATGGAAAAGGATTATCAGTTCAAGATACAAAGGAACCATTACCAGGTACGCCAAATTTTAATGTATCGAGCGATCATTATCATCACTATAAAGAAGATGTAGCATTATTTGCAGAAATGGGATTTAAGACTTATCGTTTTTCAATAGCATGGACTAGAATAATTCCAAATGGAGCAGGTGAAGTAAATCCTAAAGGAATAGAATTTTATAATAATTTAATAGATGAATTACTATCATATGGTATAGAACCATTAGTTACAATGTATCATTTTGATTTGCCAGATGCACTTCAAAAGGATGGCGGTTGGTCTAATAGGAAAACTGCAGATGCATTTGTAAATTATGCAAAAATATTATTTGAGAACTTTGGAGATAAGGTTAAGTACTGGCTTACAATAAATGAACAAAACATGATGATACTTCATGGAGCGGCCATTGGAACTGTTAATGCAGGTACAGATAATATTAAAAAAGAATTGTATAAGCAAAATCATCATATGATGTTAGCTCAAGCACAAACAATGAAATTGTGTCATGAAATGTGCCCAAAAGGTAAGATAGGACCAGCTCCAAACATAACAACAATATATCCAGAAAGCTCAAAGCCAGAAGATATCTTAGCAGCTAGCAATCAATCTTCAATAAGAAATTGGTTATACTTAGATATGGCTGTACATGGTAGATATAATCCAATAGCTTGGAGTTACATGGTTGAAAAAGGCATTGAACCTACAATTGAAAATGGTGATATGGAAATCTTAAAAGGTGGGAATCCTGATTTTATAGCATTTAATTACTATTGTACAGGAACAGCTGCTGAAAGTAAGATTGATGATACTGAAGTATCTACTCAAGGCGGAGATCAACAAATTTCAATTGGAGATTTAGGAGTTTACAAGGGTGCTTCAAATCCAAACCTACAAAAGACTGAATTTGGATGGGAGATTGACCCAATAGGCTTTAGAAATACTTTAAGAGAAGTATATGAAAGATATGCATTACCTGTAATTATTACTGAAAATGGATTGGGAGCTTATGATAAAGTTGAAGAAGAAGATACTATAAACGATGATTACAGAATTGAATATTTAAGAAAACATATAGAACAAGCAAGACTTGCAATAACTGATGGTGTGGATTTAATTGGATATTGCCCATGGTCAGCTATAGATCTTATAAGTACACATCAAGGATTCCAAAAGAGATATGGATTTATATATGTAAACAGAGATGAATTTGATCTTAAGGATTTAAGAAGAATAAGAAAGAAAAGTTTCTTCTGGTATAAGAATGTAATTAAAACTAATGGAGAAGAACTTTAA
- a CDS encoding cell wall-binding protein yields MKKLLGLIILLVTILSCICYQEYIKKGNEEVEVLNTDVSINNIKSIIDINNEIDDKYEEVPLGYNNGNIYLIKYDSANNKLYDDNIFILNKDGSTKECGIKLPDNYLNCELSIYGDKIFGRDGYFNWQFGKEYKLLSNEDDTLTTNWYSVSGNSDYYLCVKNSTQNKKYILYNINSNDKYEFECSVDSTDVTNGIFYDDISKNFYGICQNNVVKEIHINGSNFTLEKYDDIKFLNKNNIEKNKDSSNNYVNYIYCLEGKAYISLNYNDKPQDSIDINKYNIADKFTEQLDNITLYGYDSFYKEYILIKKSDDKSTNKIYLAKLDKNGFDMLIEIPKIYGDDSKLSIHMVDSGNVLVKEEYHNRENKRIKSRYIVYDLAEYFQENTNKFKSDSDKLTLKNTYKNINDYDSSNKNILNENEENKNTKEVEQTKTTVNNNTANDNESNISATENKDYRENNSSWRKGNGDWYYYKDDDEKIIGWLKTEKGWYYFYKDGIMQKDAIIIGKMGKEYKLGHDGLLINPDATMDYDYDESKEKINKESNNNNVKDDFKSSNSTKIEESVEDNIKSNKAQSKK; encoded by the coding sequence ATGAAAAAATTACTTGGTTTAATAATTTTATTAGTAACTATATTATCATGTATATGTTATCAAGAATATATAAAGAAAGGAAATGAAGAAGTCGAAGTACTAAATACAGATGTTAGCATTAATAATATAAAAAGCATTATTGATATAAACAATGAAATTGATGATAAATATGAAGAGGTTCCACTAGGATATAATAATGGAAATATATACTTAATAAAGTATGATTCAGCTAATAATAAATTATATGATGATAATATATTTATTTTAAATAAAGATGGAAGTACTAAAGAATGTGGAATAAAGTTACCTGATAATTATTTGAACTGTGAGTTAAGTATTTATGGAGATAAGATTTTTGGAAGAGATGGATATTTTAATTGGCAATTTGGAAAAGAATACAAACTACTTTCTAATGAAGATGATACATTGACTACAAATTGGTATTCTGTTTCAGGAAATAGCGATTATTACTTATGTGTAAAAAACAGTACACAGAATAAAAAGTACATATTATACAATATTAATAGTAATGATAAATATGAATTTGAGTGTAGTGTTGATAGTACAGATGTTACTAATGGTATATTTTATGATGATATATCAAAAAACTTCTATGGAATATGCCAAAATAATGTGGTAAAGGAAATACATATTAATGGAAGTAATTTTACATTAGAAAAATATGATGATATAAAATTTTTGAATAAAAATAATATAGAGAAAAATAAAGATTCAAGCAATAATTACGTTAATTATATATATTGTTTAGAGGGGAAGGCATATATAAGTTTGAATTATAATGATAAACCTCAAGATAGTATTGATATTAATAAATATAACATAGCTGATAAATTTACAGAACAATTAGATAATATAACTTTATATGGATATGATAGTTTTTATAAAGAATACATATTAATAAAAAAAAGTGATGATAAAAGTACTAATAAAATATATTTAGCTAAACTTGATAAAAATGGATTTGATATGCTTATCGAAATACCTAAAATATATGGTGATGATAGTAAATTAAGTATTCATATGGTTGATTCAGGGAATGTATTAGTTAAAGAAGAATATCATAACAGAGAAAATAAAAGAATTAAAAGCAGATATATTGTTTATGATTTAGCAGAGTATTTTCAGGAGAATACAAATAAATTTAAAAGTGATAGTGATAAATTAACATTGAAAAATACCTATAAAAATATTAATGATTATGATTCTAGCAATAAGAATATATTAAATGAAAATGAAGAAAACAAAAATACTAAAGAAGTTGAACAAACTAAAACAACAGTAAATAATAATACAGCAAACGATAATGAATCTAATATTTCAGCTACAGAGAATAAGGATTATAGAGAAAATAATTCATCATGGAGAAAAGGAAATGGTGACTGGTATTATTATAAAGATGATGATGAAAAAATCATAGGATGGTTAAAAACTGAAAAAGGCTGGTACTATTTTTACAAAGATGGAATTATGCAGAAAGATGCAATTATTATTGGGAAAATGGGTAAAGAATATAAATTAGGACATGATGGATTATTAATTAACCCAGATGCTACTATGGATTATGATTACGATGAAAGTAAAGAAAAAATAAATAAAGAGAGCAATAACAATAATGTAAAAGATGATTTTAAGTCTTCAAATAGTACAAAAATCGAAGAATCAGTTGAGGATAATATTAAATCAAATAAGGCACAATCAAAAAAATAA
- a CDS encoding sensor histidine kinase — protein MENVRKFSISTLKYSAMVIEDDLKVKNKTVYEVNNNYECYVGLYDSNNNPIDYKGNTLFENSINNILESSKGKSSAIIFNIKSGLICTYVYPVYLNGKYDSSLVIQKSYNDYYNSIKSTMTNIIAAQIVLLIVIIGALNYFINKIISPLKKLSVEMKRYGEGKEVDKISVKSKDEIGQVTKSFNEMIEEKKKLENISKDFFNNATHELKTPVTSIYGYVQVLKEEELNNMDEEFKKRAINRMMLECGKLKELIQKLLEVSRCGVSKKEIKQKVNLNILITELCDRLIDRSRRLNKEFIINIEEITTLVIKEDIEHIILNLIDNSLKYSKGKEIYISLKKLDKNSDNFIFEIKNKISSIPENIFRNLLEPFVKYNEFDGNLEESISSSGLGLYLCNELAQKNMLTLKYNIKNDEISFYLLNSNLS, from the coding sequence ATGGAGAATGTTAGAAAGTTTAGCATAAGCACCTTAAAATATAGTGCTATGGTTATTGAAGATGATCTTAAAGTGAAAAATAAAACTGTTTATGAAGTTAACAATAATTATGAGTGTTATGTTGGACTATATGATTCTAATAATAATCCAATAGATTATAAAGGTAATACATTATTTGAAAATAGTATAAATAATATATTAGAAAGTTCCAAAGGAAAAAGCTCAGCAATAATATTCAATATTAAAAGTGGGCTAATTTGTACATACGTATATCCTGTGTATCTTAATGGAAAATACGATTCAAGTTTAGTTATACAAAAAAGTTATAATGATTATTATAATAGCATTAAAAGTACAATGACCAACATAATAGCAGCACAAATTGTTCTTCTAATAGTTATAATAGGTGCACTAAATTATTTTATAAATAAAATAATAAGTCCTTTAAAAAAGCTTAGCGTGGAAATGAAAAGATATGGAGAAGGAAAAGAAGTTGATAAGATTTCAGTAAAATCTAAGGATGAAATTGGACAAGTTACTAAGTCTTTTAATGAAATGATTGAAGAAAAGAAAAAGTTGGAAAATATATCAAAAGACTTTTTTAATAACGCAACTCATGAGCTTAAGACTCCAGTTACTTCAATATATGGATATGTTCAAGTATTAAAAGAAGAAGAGTTAAATAATATGGATGAGGAATTTAAAAAAAGAGCTATTAACAGAATGATGCTGGAATGCGGAAAATTAAAAGAGCTCATACAAAAGCTTCTTGAGGTTTCAAGATGTGGTGTTAGTAAAAAGGAAATAAAGCAAAAGGTGAATCTTAATATATTAATAACAGAGCTATGTGATAGATTAATTGACAGAAGCAGAAGATTAAATAAGGAGTTTATTATTAATATTGAGGAAATTACTACATTAGTTATAAAAGAAGATATTGAGCATATAATTTTAAATTTAATTGATAATTCATTAAAATACTCTAAAGGTAAAGAAATATACATTTCTCTTAAGAAACTGGATAAAAATTCGGATAACTTTATATTTGAAATAAAAAATAAAATTTCTTCAATACCTGAAAATATTTTTAGAAATTTATTAGAGCCATTTGTTAAATATAATGAATTTGATGGTAATTTAGAAGAGAGTATTTCAAGTTCTGGATTAGGATTATATTTGTGCAATGAATTAGCTCAAAAGAATATGCTTACTTTGAAATATAATATAAAAAATGATGAAATATCCTTCTATTTGTTAAATTCAAATTTATCTTAA
- a CDS encoding response regulator transcription factor, with product MLKKRILVVEDEFSINDTLKFALSKENYEVKGAYNGESALKVFEEFEPHLVLLDLMLPDISGFELCKIMNQKSYVVMLTARDDVIDKILGMEIGADDYITKPFEIREVTARINAIFRRASKNIFDNENIVSNALEKNINDSNKENNIKDEITINFDTRTVIKDGKEIMLKRKEFEVLSYLYKNKGVVITRQQLLNYVWGYDDYGDTRTVDVHIRRLRANLGDDKENSVIETVFGVGYVVR from the coding sequence ATGTTAAAAAAGAGAATATTAGTAGTAGAAGATGAATTTTCAATTAATGATACTTTAAAATTTGCTCTTTCGAAGGAAAATTATGAAGTAAAGGGAGCTTATAATGGGGAAAGTGCTTTAAAGGTTTTTGAGGAATTTGAACCTCATTTAGTTTTACTAGATTTAATGCTTCCAGATATAAGTGGTTTTGAATTATGTAAGATTATGAATCAAAAAAGCTATGTTGTTATGCTTACGGCAAGGGATGATGTAATTGATAAAATATTGGGGATGGAAATAGGTGCAGATGATTACATAACAAAGCCTTTTGAAATTAGAGAAGTTACAGCAAGAATTAATGCTATTTTTAGAAGAGCAAGTAAAAATATTTTCGATAATGAAAACATAGTGAGTAATGCTTTAGAAAAGAATATAAATGATAGCAATAAAGAGAATAATATAAAAGATGAAATTACTATTAATTTTGATACAAGAACAGTAATAAAAGATGGAAAAGAAATTATGTTAAAGAGAAAAGAATTTGAGGTATTAAGTTATTTATATAAAAATAAAGGAGTTGTTATTACAAGACAGCAGCTTTTAAACTATGTTTGGGGATATGACGATTATGGTGATACTAGAACTGTTGATGTTCATATTAGGAGACTCCGAGCAAATCTTGGTGATGATAAGGAAAATTCAGTAATAGAAACAGTTTTTGGGGTAGGATATGTAGTAAGATAA
- a CDS encoding Cof-type HAD-IIB family hydrolase, with the protein MIKFIASDMDGTLLGRNDDIPEENLKAIRKAEEMGIQFVIASGRMYEDIKPFLDRYNLKCECIVLNGAEYRDKDGNILEGIYMDKGKIKDILEIIKRDGLNVEIYTDKGLYTINTKEESLKGSILRVQYSHPEVTNHEEILKRAKEEHHFAILKYIDNIDEFLSRDIKIGKIESYDECEDKIFKLKEELKTIEGLAIASSVAINLEINHIEAQKGIILSKVSDKKRVKKEEVVVIGDGFNDYSMFTEFPISFAMENAIPEIKKVAKYITDTNDNAGVAKAIYKCLNL; encoded by the coding sequence ATGATAAAATTTATTGCATCAGATATGGATGGAACATTACTTGGAAGAAATGATGATATACCTGAAGAAAATTTAAAGGCTATAAGAAAAGCTGAAGAAATGGGAATACAGTTTGTAATTGCCAGTGGAAGAATGTATGAAGATATTAAACCATTTCTTGATAGGTATAATTTAAAGTGTGAATGTATAGTACTAAATGGTGCGGAATATAGAGATAAAGATGGAAATATATTAGAAGGAATTTATATGGACAAAGGTAAGATTAAAGACATTTTAGAGATAATAAAAAGAGATGGACTTAATGTTGAAATATATACGGATAAAGGATTATATACCATTAATACTAAAGAAGAATCTTTAAAAGGAAGTATACTGAGGGTTCAATATTCACATCCAGAAGTTACAAATCATGAAGAAATACTTAAGAGGGCAAAAGAAGAACATCATTTTGCAATTTTAAAGTATATTGATAATATAGATGAATTTTTAAGTAGAGATATTAAAATAGGAAAAATTGAGTCTTATGATGAATGTGAAGATAAGATTTTTAAATTAAAAGAAGAACTTAAAACTATAGAGGGGCTTGCAATTGCATCAAGTGTTGCAATTAATTTAGAAATAAATCACATAGAAGCTCAAAAAGGAATTATATTATCTAAGGTTTCAGATAAAAAGAGAGTAAAAAAAGAGGAAGTTGTTGTAATTGGAGATGGATTTAACGACTATTCAATGTTTACTGAATTTCCTATATCTTTTGCTATGGAAAATGCTATTCCAGAAATAAAGAAAGTTGCAAAATATATAACAGATACCAATGATAATGCAGGTGTTGCTAAAGCTATCTACAAGTGCTTGAATTTATAA
- a CDS encoding glycoside hydrolase family 1 protein gives MLNNKFEGFSKDFLWGGATAANQFEGGYKEGGKGLSTSDVMTGGTHTTPRRITPVLEAETYYPSHEAIDFYHHYKEDIKLFGEMGFKTFRLSINWSRIFPNGDDLEPNEEGLKFYDDVFAELKKYNIEPLVTISHYETPFGLTKKYNGWASREVIDCYVRYCETIFKRYKDVVKYWLTFNEINCLTMPFGTFMGGGILLNDGGELAFDKESEDSKQIRFQALHHQFIASAKAVKLGHEINKDFKMGCMIAYMTAYPNTCNPEDVFLAQERDNLNNFLCSDVQVRGAYPGFAKRYFRDNNIEIKMEENDEQILKEGCVDYYTFSYYMSNCASSDPELERTSGNILGGVKNPYLKASDWGWQIDPKGLRWTLNNIYNRYQIPLMVVENGLGAVDTVEADGSVNDDYRIDYLREHIKEMREAVEDGVELLGYTPWGCIDLVSASTGEMKKRYGFIYVNKDNDGNGDLSRSRKKSFYWYKKVIESNGEEL, from the coding sequence ATGTTAAATAATAAATTTGAAGGATTTTCAAAGGATTTTTTATGGGGAGGAGCAACAGCGGCAAACCAATTTGAAGGTGGATATAAGGAAGGCGGAAAGGGGCTTAGTACTTCAGATGTTATGACAGGTGGTACTCACACAACTCCAAGAAGAATAACACCTGTTTTAGAAGCGGAAACATACTATCCAAGCCATGAAGCAATAGATTTTTATCATCATTATAAAGAAGATATAAAGTTATTTGGAGAAATGGGATTTAAGACTTTTAGATTGTCAATAAATTGGAGTAGAATTTTCCCAAATGGTGATGATTTAGAACCAAATGAAGAAGGATTAAAATTCTATGATGATGTTTTTGCAGAATTAAAGAAATATAATATTGAGCCTTTAGTTACAATTTCTCATTATGAAACACCATTTGGATTAACTAAAAAGTATAATGGATGGGCTTCAAGAGAAGTTATTGATTGTTATGTTAGATATTGCGAAACTATATTTAAAAGATATAAAGATGTAGTGAAATATTGGCTTACATTTAATGAAATAAACTGTTTGACTATGCCATTTGGTACATTTATGGGTGGTGGAATTTTATTAAATGATGGCGGTGAACTTGCATTTGATAAGGAAAGTGAAGATAGTAAACAAATAAGATTTCAGGCTCTTCATCATCAATTTATTGCAAGTGCAAAAGCTGTAAAATTAGGACATGAAATTAATAAAGATTTTAAAATGGGGTGCATGATTGCATATATGACAGCATATCCAAATACATGTAATCCAGAAGATGTATTTTTAGCTCAAGAAAGAGATAATTTAAATAATTTCTTATGCTCTGATGTTCAAGTAAGAGGAGCTTATCCAGGTTTTGCAAAGAGATATTTTAGAGATAATAATATTGAAATCAAAATGGAAGAAAATGATGAGCAAATATTAAAAGAAGGCTGCGTAGATTATTATACATTTAGTTATTATATGTCAAACTGTGCAAGTTCAGATCCAGAATTAGAAAGAACTTCTGGAAATATACTTGGAGGAGTAAAAAATCCATATCTTAAAGCAAGTGATTGGGGATGGCAAATTGATCCTAAAGGATTAAGATGGACATTAAATAATATTTACAACAGATATCAAATTCCGTTAATGGTTGTAGAGAATGGACTGGGTGCCGTAGACACAGTTGAAGCAGATGGTTCAGTTAATGATGATTATAGAATTGATTATTTAAGAGAACATATAAAAGAAATGAGAGAAGCAGTAGAAGATGGAGTAGAGTTACTTGGATATACTCCTTGGGGATGTATAGATCTAGTAAGTGCATCAACTGGTGAAATGAAAAAGAGATATGGATTCATTTATGTTAACAAAGATAACGATGGAAATGGAGATTTAAGTAGATCAAGAAAGAAGAGTTTCTATTGGTATAAGAAAGTAATTGAAAGTAATGGAGAAGAACTTTAA